atttcatagtccTCTTCATTCAAAAGCTTGTTTTCTTTTATGCTGTCTTGTGCCCATTGCTCAGTTAGTatgtgaatatttctttttttcaactgTGCCATGGATTCACAAACCTTTTCAGACATGCCATCACTgaaagaattttgcatttaacGTTTTAATAGTatcaatatgctttaaaaatgtaacttttaatgaaaaaaaaaaaaaaaacatgaatatacATAGTACAGTATTAATTGgaaatttgtaacttttatacAACCatctgatattaaatttttctcatacaGGTTTAAAACCTGTTTAATGCCACTAATAAGATTTATTCTAacaaaacacaaacaaaaaaatgcatttgctaTAAATCGTGGTTTACTAATGTCATTTATATACATAATgacaaatattgtataatatgttaaatataaaaagattagctttccaataatataatttttaaatagtagaaaatgatttttatgcaacaatataatttaaagttatagaggaaaaatattaacatgtttTAATTTAGACCTTTTCTTAATGAGCATCTATTATCTAAGTAATTACTAACCAAATAAAACCTAAATCTGTCATATTATCTATTTTCCACAGCATTTTACATGGTGTCacatcacaatttaaaaaaaatacaacaaaagacTTCTCACAGACATAATGGtctgttttgttaattttgatgTAAGAAGTTTTATTCAGTAATGAATCATCCAGATTGTTTGGCTTTCTAGACTTATTTACAGATCTTTCCATATGAACTCTGCTTGACTCTTCAACTGGCTGGAATGTAGAAAGTCATTCTTTGTACATTTAAGTATCACTTTCTAAGGAGATACAAGTTCTATGTTGTTGCCAGTCGATGagttaatgaacattttattctCTATATAAGAATAACACTAAAGACAGTCATTGCACACATgaagtggggaaaaaaattcaacaaagcaCTCTGCTTTTTCAAAATTGCCTACATTCTTTCCCAggtgtaaataaatacaaaaattggatAAGATCTGCCATTTATTATCAACAAGAGAATTTGGGGGAATGCACTCAAGAATTGTATTCCCCAATActatatataaaagcaaataattattttacaaaaaagtttgctagcaaatttattcaaaatgacaAATGGTACATTACATTGttttaggttttaaaaattcatatattttgttgatattttaattaatttatcttctaaCAATTTTGTGTTTTGCAAAGGCATTCTGATCAGTTATTTAGGCttgatgttaaaatttcaaagacaaattttcaattcagttttatggctgtgaattatttaaatctagaaaaatactTTACTCAAAAGTATAGATGAATAATTGTTTCTCCTCAAAGACTTACCAAGATGGTATAATGATATGAGTAGTTCTATCATCAGTGCTTTTACACATATTAGCTCCATgtaattttagttgaaaatataatatcttgCAATCCTCATTCAAGTCTTCAAATGGAATAACATcatcattttttgattttatgaatatcctgaaacaaaatatgataataattaatatattaatagttaTTGATAATAATACTGATTCAGAATTGTATTTTTATGACATGAATAagttatgattaaatatttttttttaagtcacaaaatgaaagcaattaaatAGCAATTTAATAGATGAATTCACAATTACCAAATTACtgcaaatgctttatttttaaagactcaaatatcaaattattaatttcaaagaaatattttaaattactgttaccagttttaaaaattgtttcaataagcAAAAATATGTGTTAAAACTAATTAATGAACTGACTTTCTAAGAGATTAGTACCAATGGATTAATAATAAGCAATTCTTAGTGcttaaagataatattaaaatacaagaaCTTGAAGTTAGTAAAAATATCTCACCAGCATTCCCTAAACAGACCATATGGGGATTGttcagaaaataaagatttttccatTTCAGCAATTTGTCGACTAGATACTTCTACACTCATCCATTCCTAAAAAAGTGAATGTAGAGcaataccatttttttatttattactgtgaatgaaatctaagaaaatcttctcattatcattaatttatgaagtaaaaaagtCAACAAAACcatgtgaattaaaaatatatgggaAAAGAAGtctcaaaaattgaaagaaaaatattaaatttatgtatttattgaagtcatattcaaaatttattaattaatatgcattaaattaaatacatttgtttttcaatctataaaaataagtaaatgaaaccAGTGGACAGGCTATTTTAAATAgttactaatatttatatttatacaaacttgtatataattacaatttagtacaaaaataataCATAGATTGTGTATACTTACAATGACAATACATTTGTATAGTAGTAtaagtatttgtaatattttaaaagagaatttcagATTGATTTCAAAATGTGGTTTCACATTAAATTTAAGTTGATAAATCTTCCATATTCTAATAAGCAGTAATAAAAACAAAGAgcagatgaaaattatttaaagtgaaaccaaataaaaatgctctttttaCCTCTTTTGgaatattactgaatattttcatCAAAGAATCTTCGGTAACATCTTCAGTAAAGCTATCTccatatttatcaaaaagttcTCCAAGATTATCACGAGTTTTTTCTGTTGCATGTATCAAATCATCAGGAATCCtaaattaacaacaaatttagGGTAATACCAAATGaaacaacatattaaatttatgaataaataatgcgATTTCAACTGTAGATTGCGTATACTTACCATGACAATAACCTTTGGTTTTGTATGCACTTGTCAATCCATTCACACTTCACAACATCATAcatgtcagtttttattatatttttcactttaactGTAGTTTTATCACAGACAACACAGAAAGTATTGTtacctaaaagaaaaatatcttttaaaagccTGTTGCCAGCCAACAAAGCACTTTAATCACTTGAATTGAAATGACGAATTTGGTTTATTATGAACTTTCTAAATTTAACTGAAGAGAAATAGTtgaatttatcagaaattattgAGATTTGAtgctttataaaaagttttatttgtgtaTAGGGAAGTGGGGTTTTTTAATGGGAGGGGGACTATTTCTATATCAATTACttctgattgaaaataaattgcagttcAAGGGGataaagatgttttttatttacaaacaggtattagttaaattatttaccaATTATTGGAACCTGAACAATATTGCTTGTGACATGATGAATGCCAAAAAAATCAAAaccacaataacataaaataaaaatatgaatatatatattatatatagatcttgtatacaaatttttctttatgaaaatgatAACACTTGATAAAGtacaaatgatttaaatcagcgggagtggtctcccgaaaactttctcgcatattctttaataaatttgttatgccaGAGAATGCATTGTATGACATTGGTGTAAGACAGTTacgaatattaacttttggcatgaatctTACTGAATCTAACATGTCatgcttggcgagtttttttggcaaATAATCCACTGGCATATGGTTAATAGAACCCGAAAATCGAACTGTGTTTTTTTCAACCAAATGAAACaagaatttgacacaaaattacacttgtagtaaaataaattccataacaaatttgatatttttaagtcattgcaattttgagctatcgcatttatgtttctgaaagtccAAACCAGCAAACAGCTAGCCCTTTGCTGGATTTGGCTTGAAATCTGATAGGTGTCTATACtacaattattaaatacttgtaccaaattttctatatattgcCCTCTTCGTTCTATTAGAACAGCCGATTTccactgaataaattttattcataatgtgaaagaaatctacaaatttggtataaagattggATACCAATTTTTAACCATTTAGACAGTTTAACCATTTTTGAGttacagacggacagacattttccaaaaatgtgtttctgaaactgagggagatctaaaacatggacaTTCATCAaaactctcgagttcgaattttttgacgattacaatacttaatACTACAAATACAAGAAAGTAgtaactaaaaatgaaaacacttaaaaaagagacagagaataaaattagaaatctaatgCTACAAATGATACTATTGgaatttacattatataaatataattttcaagatttttggtTTGTTAATTTggtcccccccccccacttccTGCCAAATCAATGGCAAAGTAAAACTTTTCCCTACTCATCTGCATTTATTTTTGTGGGTCAGTGAAGAAAATCTTTCAACTGATCAGGAAAACAAATCaccaggaaaaaaattttaaaatcaatgaaaaacggTATTTTGTTCacacatgttttaaattaaaatttctcgcataatgatttaaaaaaatctcaaaaagataataaaactttattttgttttaaaatttttctagaaatgtgaaaattttctCCAAATGCAGTAAATTACTTtagaagtagaaaataaatttcttcagtataaatacaacccccccccccataatCATTAGAAATGATATTAAGACAAAtggggataaaaaaaatatataaaaaatttctacattaggATTTGAAATTTGGGCTTTCAGATGCACATTGAGTTATCATGTCTACCTGTCTGTCAAATGTCATTATTGTATGTGTAACAGATTTATTGGGACATTGCAAAAATGCAAGCATTACTTCCTTTTACAATTacaaatacttctttttataaatttatagatattagcAATAGTTcccattaaacaaaataatacagTAAGAGTTAGAATATATCAGATATAATTCCCAaccttattaaagaaaattcagtattttttttagagaattcaaaaattataaaattgcataatttaggCAAAGatgtattctaattaaaaatatttcaatataaatgttGATGTCagcttttattttctagtttgCTAATTCTAGATGCTTAAATGAAGTGCACAAAGGACAACTGTTATGCTTATCTTTCATGCCAAACATTCAAAAGAAAGAGGAATATGAGATTTAGCTTTTACAGCTAATGTATGATGAATGAAGAGATGCTAATTCGACACAAACTACTACATTTCATAAATATACCAATCAGACTTTATCTGaaacaaaattcagtaaaaattattaatcccTCAAGAAACTCTTACTTTTGACCAATGATTAGCAGATAAAAGGGGAATATACAAGAAAtgaatacaaaacaacaaatctttatttacatttaaacaattgAACTGGAAATAGTGTGTcaataaaacattctaaatttacattttgagtTGTTTCCATTAAAGCCTGAATTCTTTAtgctatttaattatgaaaatctgcatttttctttactttttgaacTAATTTGTTGATAGACTTCAAACAAATTCCATCCCCCAAAAACTGTTTTGTCCCCCccccctgaaaaaaaaattggatgcaCATTTCACCTATTTTTCAAGGACCCAATAAATCCTTGATCCCAAATTCAGCAAAATCAAATTCACGCAATTTTCAAGGGCCATGGAAACCTACAGATAGCTACAAAAAATAAGAGCAAAATATCTAGCCTGGAATTTCTTGggatatataattacatatatatgtattaaattatagagctttttttatttataaaagaacttCTGTTTAAATAATTCACTATAATGTTAAGTAATATGTTAATTACATGCTGCATTTAATTTGCACTGTCTTTCACAAATATGCCTAATGAAACATGTCTAAATCTCGCCTctatttctttaaagtaaaataatgtgatatagaagaatttatttataatgtgacAGTTGCTGtgatttattaatacaaatcatTACTGTCCTCATgaatacagaataataaaatattggctCATTGCTATATTGCAATCGGTGGTaagaattggaatatttttttgtaatattaatcaaaatctcaTGGTCAGAATAGTGAATAGATCATATTTGATCTATTTACTATACATTTGACCAAACAGacattaatatgataatatttatagactGGCAACTGTTATTACATTAGAACATTCATGATGAAAAGAAAATCACAATCAGCTGGAGCTAGAATTATCACATTTGATATGTAATTACGTCTTAGGTGTTCactaaaagagatttaaaaaattttaatcagatttttttaattaaaaactaaattgaaattttaatgtttttcttaacatatctataacatattatttttatgagcaCAGCTTTTACATtgctataaaatacaaaaattaaaaaatatatatatatactaattttcaatGGAtactaattttttcagaaaatattttctgaaattttattaaataaaaaaaattattgcaattttacaATAGTTCAAAGAGTTTTAGCTATTGAATTCATTCCCATgtattataacaatattaagtatttaaaaaaaatatttttaatttatcactgCTACATAAttatgagtaatttttaaaaataaataaaaaaaatagattaactaAGCCTAAAGCATCGTTAcactatgatattttaaactaaaaatttgaatttatattttttaaaaatggaatccTAACAGCACAAATTTGTGATTCTTTACTATGAATTATCAGGgtgaataattattaatcatttccAGAATAGATGCAATAGATAATTAAACTCAAAGtagttatcaaaaaatattatataataatttttattttatcagaaaaggtaaaattttttaattatattacctGGATTTTGCACACATTTTCCACCATGCTGAACAATAAGTTTTTCCATGGCTTGTTTTCTTTCAAGCGAAGCAAAAATAACAcatatttctttatctttaaaaagttcagaaacCTGTTGAACcaaacaaagatattttgaataataataaagaacatttCAACATTTAAGAACTAGCATTAGTTTAAGAGAAATGACAATCTTAAAAGAAACGACAAAATATAAAACCCGTTAATTCGcttacaatgaagaaaaaaattaaaattctaaattgacaTCATGCAGTTAGCTACTTACAACAAGAAATATATCCTATAAAGAATACTCAGTAATGGAGGAAAACCAAAtacagaaacataaaaaaatggtgtaaaatgtGAGTGGGTAAGAAAAAAGCCATCAATTGGTCAGGTATAGATCTCTCTATATGAAAGTGTGTTTGTTtccttatttatttgtttgtttgaattatatacaatttcacatccttttaaaaaaatcgaacaaaattagacacatatatatttttagtacttAGGTGAATTACCTATCCTATGAAAAAATCATTGCATTACCCTAGAGAATGAAATAGGAGtaggataatttaaattttttttctccataatttgatataacttattaatgcacaaaattatttttgcaccaattaaaatttaaaaaattagtattttagtgaaacaaatttcatttctgtatgaCCACTTTCATAAGTATAATCAatcttccaaaattaatttaaacacaatttgtaacaattcTTTTCCCctcattgaaatattaattttactgtatGACGTGACAAGAGTGATTCATctgaaatctttaatattaattaattaatattttaattaaaattgagggttcatttaattttaaatcaatttttcaaaattaatctaaacaaaaattgtaacaattctttttttcgcaactgaaatattaaatttaagacaTTGTGGTGATGCTTTATACGTCAGATAACAGCTACAAGACaagagtaattacttttgtcttgtggtcatgttatgcAGCTACAAACATATGTGTACCAAAAGATGAGACAAGAGCATTGTTTatcttaaatcattaattttaattaatgtccaAATTTGTGTTGAGggttctaaaacatttttaagatgttgaatataagaattcaaatactATATGGCAtaataaactttttgttttttttcctatgTAAGCAACAAATAAACACAGGTGAAgcagttattaataatataaataaaatcaaacatataGAATGTAAAACATGCAGGAGATCCATTCTAAATGTGGTATAATAGCTAAATCTTAAAACACTAGAGATATGCATAATTtacaagttatatatatatatatatatatatatatatcttaattaatcTGAAAACATGATTAACAcacacaaaaaggaaaaaaaattctaagaaggTATTTACCTTTTGAACAGAGCTTGTATCAGTAGGACGAAAATGAGGTGCGACAGTAGCAGCCTTCTCTTTCGGAATCTTTTGCTTTTTTGGAGAAGGTTCCTCTTCACTAGCAACACTCCTTTTTGTTGCCAATCTACCTTGGGCTAACtttgaaaataacattcattAACTATAGCTATATAaactaatgataaaattaatcaaagcAATATTCTAACAAACAGGGTTGAAATCTACTTCAGTGTGCTCCTTAATATTACTAATGATGCCATGTCGCTAAAGTTGGCAAGATGGTTGTCAAGGCAAACCATGCATTGAAAAGTTAAAGTGGAATTACTCTGTTACATTGCTAAGTTATCATATTAGCATCAAGGGGTGTATTCAAGCAGATTTCGACcacattaattaaaagaaaagcataaatttttaaatacatttctaagATCGTCCAGCTCTATTGTGGTCATACAATCATGCCAAGGCTTGTCATAACGAATTTTTTCAACTCTGGGGAATCGAAGAGTGCAGTTTGTAGCAAAACCTTTGCTTCTAACGATTTCAGATGCTTTTACCTATAAATAAAAGTagatattagataaataattcaaGAACTAAGATCATTCATCAAACAACAAGCATCTCATtcatataagttaaaaaaaaatcttttctattatGCCTTTTAATAACTAATACTCTTTCAGCATAAATGTAAGATTTTTCATCACACAATTTCAAAACATGCAGTTATATGAACACAAAAATGTTGTGATATAAAAagattatgaattaataaaaaatatgtattatatatatatatatattacatagcTTATACACATAAGTTACAActtgtaaattcaaaattatgcttttgaaataatttcatgattCCAAAAATTAGACATCTTccaatgcttttattaaaatcgattaataattttataccaaCAGATGTTTTAAAACATAAGCTTCAGTTATGACCTTTTTGTTGCTTCTgttgtaatattattatatacatgaatcataaaatattataattatattattgcataattataataaaagtggTTCACTAAGATATTCTTTGTCAAATACAATTCAGCATCTCGCTGCTTATGAAATATATGGTAATCAATTATCACTATATGATTTTCATGTTCATAATTAACTACAACCTAGAGTGTTTAGTTCACCATTCAGAATTGAGCCAACAGCCAAATTTCATTACATAACATGCATTTTATAACAGAactcaatttttgaaaaactgtagtattagaattttattgagataatttttcaaaaatagctaCATCTCAAATTGTTTGTTTGAGATATAAACTTATATTGTACAATCATATTTAAGTACAGATAAGACTTTACAGAAACAGTTATCTTTGATCTCAAATAGATGAGCACATTTGCTGAGAggtaaaaaagtatgaaaataagaGCAAATCACAGAAAAATATCAGGGTCATAATAAACATGACTATATTCAACTTGAGGTAATTTTTTCCTTCTTCCATTATTGACTTATCTTTACTAGCAAGCTATAAAGTAATGAAACATAGACAAATCCAGAAAACCTTGATTCATACCGTCTCCtaatttaacaaagaattttttgtgTAACAACAATTTTCTGATGTCACACCCATCAGCTTCTGAAAGTCAGTCTATACatgtttctgataatttttaaaaaataataaagcaagcttaggaaatttgcaattattctagtaaagtaatatatatatatatatatatgattttttttttaattacttgcaCTATAACAGATTTTGAAGGTTCAATCCACACATCAGGTTGCTCTTTTCTTCCTCCACCAATTACTAAATAACTTGGGGATTTCTTGGGATTGTAGGGCTGCCAATGATCTCCAAACTTCCCAGAAAGTTCAtacaattctttaaatgaataccCAGAACCGACTTTActgaaggaataaaatttatttggcatGCCATCTATCAAAAGTCAAACAAAGCAAAAggttattatttgatttttgaattcttttaatattattaatctttatcACTCAAAAAGTTAGtttgaataacttattttatataaaaatgagattgaATAAATGGAGAGGAAGTGAAATTGAAAGGGGGGTGGGGGGGCACTAGTCATAAATATAacacataaaattacaaaataattacataagtgtatgtaatataatttttttgttatgctGTAATATTATGTGTTAAGCTAAGAGTTATTGTAAGTCGGAAACCAACAGAGGAAAAATCAATTTCTGTTACTTGGAAGCATCTACAGTAAAAAGGCAATTTGGAGTAATAATATCAGATATGCTGAACAGTGTagcttacaataaatatatatgcaatccAGAAAATATTaggcaacaatatttttaattaaaattttcctttaattcatttttttaaaaagatttcattttatttttaaatttttggaggaaaaattttctttgtgttCTTCAGACAACATCATTCATAGCACACTTTAAAAGATAATGATAAGAGTACACAAATATAGCAAGATGGGAAgttctcaaattaaatatttaattactttctgaATAAAGTTTAACAtagaaatattcaacaaaaacttATCCATACAAAATGACATAGCATACCTGTCTGGTCTGGTGAAGCCACCGCAAGTAAAAAATGAGATATAGCAGTGGATCGCCGTCCTTCACCATAGTATCCACCAATGATAAGCAAGTCTAATTCAtccatcaaattttcaatatattctggTTTGACTTTCAGCCATCCACATCCTTTTCGCATATTTGGTTTATAAATGGAATCAGGATTTTTCACAACAATACCTTCTAATCTACTGTCTATTGCCTTGTTTAATTCTTCAGTAACTTCATCactacaaaaacaataaatacttTATTCTGTGAGAAAAAAACTAAAGTCAATAGTTAATTTACTCAtcgtaataaaaattcatatgcaATGCCATCTAACAGTTTGGCAAATATCAGACATCAGAACTGGTGGATTAATGAGAGATGTGTTGGATTTGTTGAGGCTCAGTAAAAAGACACATATATTATAATTGGAATACCTGTGTTCACTATGCAATACATTAGAgataattatctaataaatagtaaatattataaaaattattaaaatatctgaacAGCAGTTTACTGTTTATATTGTGCTCAGATTcatgaatgatatttatataagattACTTGTTTTACTTTCCTCTTACATACCTCTTTAATTCACCTAACTGAAAATACAGGACTATAAGTGGGGTTGGATTACAGTAGTGCCAGATTATTGAGAGTATGCTATAAtcatgccattaaaaaaaaataccacttataaaaaaaatctctattttgaCAGTTGGTGAGGTAAAAGACTATTGAACTacccatataaaaaaaatagaacttcttttatatttgtCAATGCACaaatcaaagaaaagaattttctaaatggCACTcatgaaaaatatgcaatatcTTTATTGTGACACAAGATAAGAATAATATCAGTGCCACTTTTCATAATAGATATGTAATGTCtcacattaacattttaaaatgtttcaaataagataattaaaatggattaaagaaaagtaagattaaacaaaataaagatttaagtaaagtaggattaaataaaataaagattttagtaaagtaagattaaataaaataaagattttagtaaagtaagattaaataaaataaagattttagtaaagtaagattaaataaaataaagattttagtaaagtaagattaaataaaataaagatttaagtaaagtaagattaaataaaataaagatttaagtaaagtaagattaaataaaataaagattttagtaaagtaagattaaataaaataaagattttagtaaagtaagattaaataaaataaagattttagtaaagtaagattaaataaaataaagattttagtaaagtaagattaaataaaataaagatttaagtaaagtaagattaaataaaataaagattttagtaaagtaagattaaataaaataaagatttaagtaaagtaagattaaataaaataaagattttagtaaagtaagattaaataaaataaagattttagtaaagtaagattaaataaaataaagattttagtaaagtaagattaaataaaataaagatttaagtaaagtaggattaaataaaataaagattttagtaaagtaagattaaataaaataaagattttagtaaagtaagattaaataaaataaagattttagtaaagtaagattaaataaaataaagattttagtaaagtaagattaaataaaataaagattttagtaaagtaagattaaataaaataaagattttagtaaagtaagattaaataaaataaagatttaagtaaaaaataagatagagctaatttaagtaaaagtattCTTTTACTATCTATAAAATATGAACATTATTTTCCATTAAGTTTCAgctttaaataaacaaatctttctttCACCATTCTAATAAACCTATTAACTCTAGACAAAATAAcagaaatcatattaaaaaaaatggaagaaagaaatatagaattaaaagcttttaaaagaaacaaaattgaatATACTTAGTTGAGGCAGTTATCTGTTCAGTGTAtcggattttattttcaatggcaGTAAAGGTATTCTTGATGTAACTAATTCTCTCAGTCAAAGGAAGACTGCTCAGTACTTTATCGTTAAGCATCAATATATCAAAAACACAAAAGCAGGGTTCATAATCTCCATCTGGTTCCAGAGCTTGAACATCAGCATTTTCTCCTTTTGAAactaaaagaatttcatataaatg
The window above is part of the Argiope bruennichi chromosome 7, qqArgBrue1.1, whole genome shotgun sequence genome. Proteins encoded here:
- the LOC129976215 gene encoding DNA ligase 4-like; its protein translation is MSTVAEHVPFLHLCRLCQKISDKKGKDKKVKPLVEFIHYWQDFHKKLHTSNPDTTDSFFPAMRLLLPQCERQRAAYGIKEFTLAKLLIEIFCLDKNSVDAQKLLNYRSPKSANAEAGDFASVAYFVLKNRSPEKGTLTIYDINYYLDSIAANHADKNKDELKHDLLHLLRNTTALEQKWLIRMILKDMKLGISENTILNAFHTDARDLYNVTNSLEKVCCSLKDRSVRLHEIEISLFSPFRPMLAEMALPTQVEGLMKGKPFFIETKYDGERLQLHKDGNSYMYFSRGGFDCTETYGSTPSQGNLTPFIHKSFKPGINKCILDGEIVIYSNKLNCIVSKGENADVQALEPDGDYEPCFCVFDILMLNDKVLSSLPLTERISYIKNTFTAIENKIRYTEQITASTNDEVTEELNKAIDSRLEGIVVKNPDSIYKPNMRKGCGWLKVKPEYIENLMDELDLLIIGGYYGEGRRSTAISHFLLAVASPDQTDGMPNKFYSFSKVGSGYSFKELYELSGKFGDHWQPYNPKKSPSYLVIGGGRKEQPDVWIEPSKSVIVQVKASEIVRSKGFATNCTLRFPRVEKIRYDKPWHDCMTTIELDDLRNLAQGRLATKRSVASEEEPSPKKQKIPKEKAATVAPHFRPTDTSSVQKVSELFKDKEICVIFASLERKQAMEKLIVQHGGKCVQNPGNNTFCVVCDKTTVKVKNIIKTDMYDVVKCEWIDKCIQNQRLLSWIPDDLIHATEKTRDNLGELFDKYGDSFTEDVTEDSLMKIFSNIPKEEWMSVEVSSRQIAEMEKSLFSEQSPYGLFRECWIFIKSKNDDVIPFEDLNEDCKILYFQLKLHGANMCKSTDDRTTHIIIPSCDGMSEKVCESMAQLKKRNIHILTEQWAQDSIKENKLLNEEDYEIKKESVDSSDESLFSF